Proteins from a single region of Chrysemys picta bellii isolate R12L10 chromosome 9, ASM1138683v2, whole genome shotgun sequence:
- the C9H3orf70 gene encoding UPF0524 protein C3orf70 homolog isoform X1 has translation MEIAVIKLVLKVPVMTEGDRSNPSHRKLFRGKYVYQPMTPVEQLPSTEIPIQPRESTNTIQISVSLTEHFLKFAPVFQLPLPPDSPRYCTISDLFIDNYRVKCINGKMCYVQRQPPAAPHKMKPEELAVRNALISKENNKPKIDHCSSPSSSEDSGINAVGVPFMESCDEDTEEGAELSSEEDYNPDSSWEPDECPLLSPSQCELEVIETIETTV, from the exons ATGGAGATCGCTGTTATCAAGCTGGTTCTGAAGGTACCCGTCATGACAGAAGGAGACCGCTCCAATCCATCCCACAGAAAGCTCTTCAGAG GTAAATATGTCTATCAGCCAATGACTcctgtggaacagcttccaagcACTGAAATACCTATCCAACCTAGGGAATCCACAAACACCATTCAGATCTCGGTCTCACTCACTGAACACTTCTTGAAGTTTGCACCTGTCTTCCAGCTGCCGTTACCCCCTGACTCCCCCCGATACTGCACAATTTCCGACCTCTTTATCGACAATTATCGTGTGAAATGCATCAATGGGAAGATGTGCTATGTCCAGCGGCAGCCTCCCGCTGCGCCACATAAAATGAAGCCTGAGGAGCTTGCTGTTCGCAATGCCTTAATTTCAAAAGAGAACAATAAACCAAAAATAGatcactgctcttccccttccaGCTCCGAGGACTCTGGGATCAATGCTGTTGGGGTTCCCTTTATGGAGTCGTGTGATGAGGACActgaggagggggcagagctaagTTCTGAAGAAGATTATAATCCAGACAGCAGTTGGGAGCCAGACGAATGCCCCCTTCTGTCGCCCTCACAGTGTGAACTGGAAGTGATCGAGACTATAGAAACCACCGTGTGA